The Paenibacillus sp. G2S3 region TGCCAGTCCCATCATGAAAAAATAAGACCCGAGCGGCTTGTCTCCGATTGCAGCCAGACTGTCCTGAACCATAAACGTCTGAATGCCAGCGGTCAATAGGCAGCCGATGATTAAGTATTTGCCCATCTCAAAAAACTCATCCGAGGTGTGCACAAAGACAGCGGCTAACTTTCCTCCACGTGAATTATTGTGATGAGAATCCTCGGTTTCGCGCTGAACGCTTAGGCGTATTGGGGACTTTTTTACCGTTGCATAAATAATCAAGCCTATAATACAGGCGACAGCAAAAGCTAGCCCCATCCGGGCATAGGCCAGTTCTGAGTGGTTGCGAAATGCTGTCAGTGTTGCTCCATAGACGACTGGATTTAGGATCGGTCCGGATAAAATAAACACGATCGCTACGTAGACCGGCATCCCCTTATGGATTAGTCGGCGGACAAGAGGGATCATTCCACATTCGCATACCGGAAAAATAATTCCGAGCAGGCAAGCGAATAAAATGGCCGGAAGCGCCTGCCGTGGAATCCAGCGGGAGATCATTTCATCTGGGATAAAGACGCGAAGCAGCGAGGACAATAAAGCTCCTGCTAATACAAACGGCAAGGCTTCTAACAAAATCCCGATAAAACCAGTTTTGAACGTGTCAATGTAGGCGTTGTCGAGTAACGCCAGTTGATTCGGCACCCATATAAAACCAATGATAAACAGGAATGAGATTGGTAGGAGCAGCGGCAGTATTTTTAAAGGTGAGAGGGTAGTCAAGGTGCGAATAAGGCGGTCCACCGATCTGCCAGCAGTTCCTCATCTAAATTTAACCCGATGAACACCACATAAGGCATTCCAGGGTAACGTGACGCTTCCCAGCTCGTACGCATTCCCGCATATTGGACAAGTTGAACCGGCTCCTGTTCGGACAAAAGAATATGCCCTTTGGCACGGAGCAGGTTGTCACCCCATTCTTGAAAGAAAGCCTCAAGCTGTTCTTTGGTAGGTATTGTAGTTCCTGCTTGTGGAATGGTTAACGTGATGGCGGTCACTTGAGAAAAAGAAGTATGGGGCTCTTCTTGCCGTTCTTTTACAGCTGTAGCTCCCTGATCTGAATTCATTTGTTTAAGTGTTGCGCCTTTAAAGGTTTGAGGTGCTCGTTGTGGCGCGGGAGCGATGATTTTACGTGGGATGATTCCTGATAATATCGGAGAAAGGTTGATCTCGCTGTAATGGGTATATACGATTTCAGCCTCTGTATTTTGTTTTCGGACTCCCTTTTCAATTCGCCATAAGGTTTCAGGCTCTACAAGATCGCTCTTATTAACAACAATGAGATCGGCGGTGGACAGCTGCTTGCGAAGGGTACGAACCAGCTGTTTGTCAGAGGAAAGTCTGCTGTTATATTCCAAGGCATTTTCTGCATCCAATAAGGTGATCGTAAAATGCAATTCGACTCTATCCTGAAGAGAGGTCTCTTGAAGTGTTTTAGCGATTTCTTCAGGATCTGCAACGCCAGTAAGCTCGATATAAATAGCATCAGGCCGCCCTCTTAGCAGTACCAGCAGGCTATCCGCTAGATCCTCTTTACGGCTACAGCATACACATCCGTCCAGCAGCTTAGTCACGGTTGTACCCGTGTGCTCCTGCAGAATATACCCATCTACATCTCTCTTTCCCAGCTCATTCATGACTACGCCAGGGTTCAGACCTCTTACCTTGCTCTCTTTCAGCAGGGACAACAGCAGAGTTGTCTTCCCGCTCCCCAGAAACCCGCTCAAAATAATTACTGGTATCTTCATGATCTCCACTCCTGCCTGATTCTCTTGGAATTACAAGAATCATATTTTTATATTTCCATCTATACGTGATTTGTCCGCAAGAAAGACCACAAAATTAAGAGAGTTGGAATTTTTACAAGACAATAGTTGACAGAGTGTGAATAAAACGTGTACGATATGTTAATCGTAATTATTACGATTTAAAAAAGGAGATGGAACCGATGAGAGTAATCATTACTTTGGCATGCACGGAAACAGGAGATCGTAACTATACCACTACCAAGAATAAGCGAAATCATCCAGAACGGATGGAAATGAAGAAGTATTGTCCACGTCTGAAAAGAGTTACATTACACCGCGAAACCCGGTAAGAGCTATGAATGACAAACCTAAACGCTAATTCATAATAGGAGTGATCTGAATGAAAAAAATCCCCGTTACTGTACTCAGTGGCTACTTAGGCTCTGGAAAAACAACACTGCTAAATCATGTCTTGCACAACCGTGAAGGCTTGAAGGTTGCTGTTATCGTAAACGATATGAGTGAAGTGAATGTGGATGCCAATCTGGTGAAGTCCGGAAATACGCTGTCTAGAACTGAAGAGAAATTAGTGGAGATGTCTAACGGCTGTATCTGCTGCACTCTCCGTGATGATTTGATTGTTGAAGTGCAAAAGCTGGCTGCTGAGGGTCGTTTTGATTACATCCTCATTGAATCTTCTGGCATAAGTGAGCCTGTGCCGGTGGCGCAGACCTTTACCTATGCGAATCCCGAGCTGGATATCGATTTAACTACCCTTGCTCAATTAGACACGATGGTTACCGTTGTGGATGCGGGCCGATTCTGGCATGACTTCTCTTCTGGTGATAGTCTGATGGATCGTAGTCAAACGGCTGGCGAAGACGATTTTCGGGATATTGTGGATTTGCTCATAGACCAGATCGAAACTTGTGATGTGTTGCTGCTTAATAAATGTGATCTGCTGGAAGAAGAAGAGCTCAACAAGCTTGAAGCGGTTCTCCGTAAACTTCAGCCGAGCGCCAAGCTGATCCGAACGGTTAACGGAGTAGTAGATCCGAAGGAGATTCTTAATACAGGACTGTTTGATTTTGAAAAAACAAGCTTATCCTCCGGTTGGATCACGGAGCTGAATAAGGATTCGCATACGCCTGAGACGGAGGAATACGGGATATCTTCTTTTGTTTATCGCCGGAGAACACCCTTTCATCCGCAAAGGTTAAGCTTGTTCTTTAGTCATTGGCCGGAGGAAGTTGTCAGAGCGAAAGGGATTGTATGGGTTGCCGCGGAGGGTGATCTTGCAGCGAGTATCAGCCAGGCTGGACCCTCTATTCAGTTCGGACCTGCCGGCTACTGGCTAGCTACAATGCCTGAGGATGAGCAGCTCGAGGTACTGGAAAGCGAACCTGAAATGAAGGCCAAATGGGACAATCAGTGGGGCGATCGAATGAATGAAATCGTGTTTATCGGTGTTAGTATGGACCCGGCACAGATCGAAGGCAGATTAGATCGATGTTTGTTGACGAAAGATGAGTTGAAGCAGGATTGGACAACGTTTAATAATCCGCTTCCTTGGCCCGTTGAGGAGCTCCTTGCGGCAGCGGCTGAGGAGTAGAATTCTAGATGAAATAGCAGGTAGGAAATCCGGAATCCAGGAGGCTGAGATTCCGGATTTTTGCTGTGCAATTATAGTGACTATGAATTATCATAGAAGGAATATATTTCAATTGAAAATAGAGGTGATGTACATGAGTTATACAAACACTTTCGTTCGGGTTGCAGAAGATTGTCCGGAGGAAACGGGGATACCCCCAATGTCTTGTCGTACACTCCCGCCTGCGCATGTAATTCAATATGAGCTGCTTATTAATGAGCCTTACAAATACAATCATGAAGAGCTTCTATTTGAGGTTCATGTACGTCATAAACAAATTCCGCTAGAAGATCGTGTGACCCGGAGGGAAGAAATATGGAAAGAGCTATTCTCTAGAAACCATCCATGCCTACGAGCCTCTCTACT contains the following coding sequences:
- a CDS encoding GTP-binding protein → MKKIPVTVLSGYLGSGKTTLLNHVLHNREGLKVAVIVNDMSEVNVDANLVKSGNTLSRTEEKLVEMSNGCICCTLRDDLIVEVQKLAAEGRFDYILIESSGISEPVPVAQTFTYANPELDIDLTTLAQLDTMVTVVDAGRFWHDFSSGDSLMDRSQTAGEDDFRDIVDLLIDQIETCDVLLLNKCDLLEEEELNKLEAVLRKLQPSAKLIRTVNGVVDPKEILNTGLFDFEKTSLSSGWITELNKDSHTPETEEYGISSFVYRRRTPFHPQRLSLFFSHWPEEVVRAKGIVWVAAEGDLAASISQAGPSIQFGPAGYWLATMPEDEQLEVLESEPEMKAKWDNQWGDRMNEIVFIGVSMDPAQIEGRLDRCLLTKDELKQDWTTFNNPLPWPVEELLAAAAEE
- a CDS encoding permease — translated: MDRLIRTLTTLSPLKILPLLLPISFLFIIGFIWVPNQLALLDNAYIDTFKTGFIGILLEALPFVLAGALLSSLLRVFIPDEMISRWIPRQALPAILFACLLGIIFPVCECGMIPLVRRLIHKGMPVYVAIVFILSGPILNPVVYGATLTAFRNHSELAYARMGLAFAVACIIGLIIYATVKKSPIRLSVQRETEDSHHNNSRGGKLAAVFVHTSDEFFEMGKYLIIGCLLTAGIQTFMVQDSLAAIGDKPLGSYFFMMGLAFVLSLCSTSDAFVASTFVHSFPGGALLAFMVFGPMLDFKNSLMLLSLFKTKFALYLFFLIFSSVFIGAVVMSLWL
- the rpmG gene encoding 50S ribosomal protein L33, producing the protein MRVIITLACTETGDRNYTTTKNKRNHPERMEMKKYCPRLKRVTLHRETR
- a CDS encoding DUF6157 family protein, coding for MSYTNTFVRVAEDCPEETGIPPMSCRTLPPAHVIQYELLINEPYKYNHEELLFEVHVRHKQIPLEDRVTRREEIWKELFSRNHPCLRASLLPKRFGWGVHYNNEGKIAIYGKESPEYDYFTSDGDEAVKLLPAMRNKRGSS
- a CDS encoding GTP-binding protein; the encoded protein is MKIPVIILSGFLGSGKTTLLLSLLKESKVRGLNPGVVMNELGKRDVDGYILQEHTGTTVTKLLDGCVCCSRKEDLADSLLVLLRGRPDAIYIELTGVADPEEIAKTLQETSLQDRVELHFTITLLDAENALEYNSRLSSDKQLVRTLRKQLSTADLIVVNKSDLVEPETLWRIEKGVRKQNTEAEIVYTHYSEINLSPILSGIIPRKIIAPAPQRAPQTFKGATLKQMNSDQGATAVKERQEEPHTSFSQVTAITLTIPQAGTTIPTKEQLEAFFQEWGDNLLRAKGHILLSEQEPVQLVQYAGMRTSWEASRYPGMPYVVFIGLNLDEELLADRWTALFAP